Proteins encoded by one window of Engraulis encrasicolus isolate BLACKSEA-1 chromosome 21, IST_EnEncr_1.0, whole genome shotgun sequence:
- the LOC134437643 gene encoding interleukin-8-like produces the protein MNATLVASVLALTFAVLATECAVISSRCICLKNYEGATIPAAYVKTIVRLPAGSHCRDEQVIVYFNKGKMLCVSPVAPWVKTLEEVIKARNSTSTSTPAAATAIIN, from the exons ATGAACGCGACACTTGTGGCTTCTGTTCTTGCATTAACCTTTGCGGTCCTCGCAACGGAATGTG CCGTCATATCAAGCCGCTGCATATGCTTAAAGAATTACGAAGGTGCAACTATCCCTGCTGCATATGTGAAGACGATCGTTCGCCTGCCCGCTGGTTCCCACTGTAGAGACGAACAAGTCAT TGTTTATTTCAACAAAGGGAAAATGCTGTGCGTCAGTCCTGTTGCACCATGGGTGAAAACCCTGGAAGAAGT CATCAAGGCAAGGAACTCGACCAGCACCAGCACACCTGCAGCAGCCACAGCCATCATCAACTGA